ATAAACAGATGTTCTTTCATATTGCTTTTATTAAGTTGCATCTCATCCAACTCTTTTTCTTCTGTAATCTGGAAATTGCAAAATGTTGAATATAAGGTGGATACGCTGTCGCATGTAGTGATAGGCCCTGGTACCACCCAAACGACTTTGGCATTGGAAGGACCTGTGAAATTACGTGTATTCTATACGACTACCGATATGACTGTTCCGAATGTGAACCTGAAATTAATAATGGGAAAGGATAATCTGACAAGTAATGTTACAGTACCGAATATGCCGGCATCTCATATAGATAGCAAGAATATATATTTCGCTGGTGTGAATGCCGACTTTATAGGAGGTATGGGACCTGTAGGCACTACAATCGTAAATGGAGAATTTTATAAAAGTTATAAAGGAACAGGTTGGTATGCAGTAGGTATTAGTCAGGATAAAAAGCTCTGTTCGGGAGCTCCTTATACCACTTTTAAATTAGTCTCTCCAAATGCAGGACAGATGTCAATTAAAGCTATCAATGGAGTACGTAGCGACAATGAGTTAATACTGTATACTTCTCGGAAAGGGAGTTCTACCGGAACAAACGGAACGGGAGTAGAAGTAGGGGCGGTGTCTGTAGACGGCCCGTTGAAATCGGAGGGAACTACAAGAATGCGCGTTACTATTGCACCGGTGAAAAATATCGGCAATATGTCGATCCCTGCTCAAGGATTTGTTTTGTCCGGAACTGGGTTCACGGCCGATATGATAGGAAAAATGCAGCTAGGTGAGGAGTTTGAAGTTACTCCTACCATTTATTTCGATAATATAGTTAAAACTGACATAACGGAAATGTGTGGTGGATGTCCGATGTTGTTGCAGAGCGGTAAAATCCTTGAAACGCAAGGTTTACTGGATCATTTACCCAATCGTGAACCTCGCACGGCAATAGGTTATA
The Bacteroides sedimenti genome window above contains:
- a CDS encoding phosphodiester glycosidase family protein, which produces MINRCSFILLLLSCISSNSFSSVIWKLQNVEYKVDTLSHVVIGPGTTQTTLALEGPVKLRVFYTTTDMTVPNVNLKLIMGKDNLTSNVTVPNMPASHIDSKNIYFAGVNADFIGGMGPVGTTIVNGEFYKSYKGTGWYAVGISQDKKLCSGAPYTTFKLVSPNAGQMSIKAINGVRSDNELILYTSRKGSSTGTNGTGVEVGAVSVDGPLKSEGTTRMRVTIAPVKNIGNMSIPAQGFVLSGTGFTADMIGKMQLGEEFEVTPTIYFDNIVKTDITEMCGGCPMLLQSGKILETQGLLDHLPNREPRTAIGYNSDGTKAILLVVDGRQAGISVGVPSKDLAAIMLNLGCTEALNFDGGGSSTLYVKELGVINTPSEGSLRAVKNGLFITTPFTEDKEIVKIRFADYAKKVEYNTLYSPVIYGYNAQGVLINTKVEGIKLSCDAELGEVQEDSTTVLCNGVGPHTLTASLGELTSVIQVTVQKNPGSGILSTTNRNSVNVYPNPIRAGELAYVHLNERAEISIYNSAGKLINNFKCENIGSASITLPTESLIPGFYLISILDDRSNRIAKMIIK